A single region of the Plantactinospora soyae genome encodes:
- a CDS encoding helix-turn-helix transcriptional regulator, with the protein MNAGPDAGSPVLVGRAGELAGLAEFLAEAARDGAALLLTGDPGAGKTALLAATAEPAAARGVRVIRGSGVEYETEISFAGLHQLVGALSAELARLPDSSRSALEVALGFGTGPAPAEMAVLHAAYALFVEAARERPLLLVVDDLHALDRASRSVISFVARRTAGRRIGVLAAVRTGVVDSPEPLRLPEMPVGPLLDADAIRLLSSRFAGLPRRLIVDVAHQAQGNPLALLEFGALADGPGTRLRGHTSIGTGPAEEVRALYAARVARLPGGTRELLLLAALEGTGDIGVLEAAAGDVAIGALDAAERDQMIHVTPDGRTVRFRHPLTRSAVVGEATLEQRRSAHRRLAEALTGQPERRADHLSMATAAPDEPVAQIVEAGAWQSLRRGDVLGALTRLRRAAELSPDREKGRRRLADAAYVGASVAGHLDLSHELMRELDDHTATSRSLPAVAAAGYLALMTDGDAATAHRVLVEALDQHTHTAGVGLEDLTPALFTLMVTCQYSGRPERWAPLRELVGKLPTVPVSSPISLIRILEDPGAVPGELLHDLDEQLARLDQVTDAGIIIRTALAASYLDRLSGCRRQVALTLRHARDSGTVSGHPLLIVSALDDLYTGRWGRADAAAREIIDSGRYTRYRLFSQIGRYIAALVAAHRGDVDTCMTHCQVLLDWAAGRDLGRLANWAHQAQARAALGSSDFDTAFRHASAITAPGELPPFTIEALWTALDLVEAAVHSGRTSEAQKHAAALRAARVGRVSPRYALMTATATAMTSAPSWMARQFDEALALPGIEQWPFEVARTHLAYGEQLRRRSLRAEARVHLFAAHERFEWLGAAPWVARAASELRATGMTRSAGALAGDALTPQEREVAELAATGLSTKEVAARLMISPRTVSAHLYRVFPKLGISSRAALRDALTDRDADPEA; encoded by the coding sequence GTGAACGCCGGCCCGGACGCCGGCTCGCCCGTTCTGGTGGGGCGGGCGGGTGAGCTGGCCGGGCTGGCGGAGTTTCTGGCCGAGGCCGCCCGAGACGGTGCCGCGCTGCTGCTCACGGGTGATCCGGGTGCCGGCAAGACGGCTCTTCTGGCGGCGACGGCCGAGCCCGCCGCCGCCCGGGGAGTGCGGGTGATCCGCGGAAGCGGCGTCGAATACGAGACGGAGATCAGCTTCGCGGGGCTGCACCAGCTGGTCGGCGCGCTCTCGGCCGAACTTGCCCGGCTGCCGGACTCTTCACGTTCCGCGCTCGAGGTCGCGCTCGGCTTCGGAACGGGGCCCGCGCCGGCCGAGATGGCTGTCCTGCACGCCGCCTATGCGCTGTTCGTCGAGGCCGCCCGCGAGAGGCCGCTGCTGCTGGTCGTCGACGACCTGCACGCGCTGGACCGGGCCAGCCGGTCCGTGATCAGCTTCGTCGCCCGGCGCACGGCCGGCCGTCGCATCGGCGTGCTGGCCGCGGTCCGGACCGGAGTCGTGGATTCGCCGGAGCCCCTCCGTCTGCCGGAGATGCCGGTCGGGCCGCTGCTCGACGCGGACGCGATCCGGCTGCTGTCGTCCCGGTTCGCGGGTCTCCCTCGGCGGCTGATCGTGGACGTCGCGCACCAGGCGCAGGGGAATCCGTTGGCCCTGCTGGAGTTCGGAGCCCTCGCCGACGGGCCCGGGACCCGCCTGCGCGGGCACACCTCGATCGGTACGGGCCCGGCCGAGGAGGTCCGTGCGCTCTATGCCGCCCGGGTCGCCCGGCTGCCGGGCGGGACCCGTGAGTTGCTGCTGCTCGCTGCCTTGGAAGGCACCGGGGACATCGGCGTCCTGGAGGCAGCCGCCGGCGACGTGGCCATCGGCGCTCTCGACGCGGCGGAGCGGGACCAGATGATCCACGTCACGCCGGACGGACGTACGGTGCGGTTCCGGCATCCCTTGACCAGATCGGCCGTGGTCGGAGAGGCAACCCTCGAACAGCGCCGGAGCGCTCACCGCCGGCTGGCCGAGGCGCTGACCGGACAGCCGGAACGCCGCGCGGACCACCTGTCGATGGCCACTGCGGCCCCCGACGAGCCGGTCGCTCAGATCGTCGAGGCAGGCGCATGGCAGAGCCTGCGCCGCGGCGACGTCCTGGGAGCCCTGACCAGACTGAGGCGGGCCGCCGAACTCAGCCCCGACCGTGAGAAGGGCCGCCGCCGGCTCGCCGACGCCGCCTACGTCGGAGCCTCGGTGGCCGGCCACCTCGACCTGTCGCATGAACTCATGCGTGAGCTGGACGATCACACGGCAACGAGCCGATCCCTGCCGGCGGTCGCCGCGGCCGGATATCTGGCCCTGATGACCGACGGCGATGCCGCAACCGCCCACCGGGTGCTGGTCGAGGCGCTCGATCAACACACCCACACGGCCGGCGTCGGCCTGGAGGATCTCACGCCGGCCCTGTTCACCCTCATGGTCACCTGTCAGTACTCCGGCCGGCCGGAACGATGGGCGCCGTTGCGGGAACTGGTCGGGAAACTGCCCACCGTCCCGGTCAGCTCGCCGATCTCCCTCATACGCATCCTGGAGGATCCTGGCGCCGTGCCCGGCGAGCTGCTTCACGACCTCGATGAGCAGCTGGCCAGACTGGACCAGGTGACCGACGCCGGCATCATCATCCGGACGGCGCTGGCGGCCTCGTACCTCGATCGCCTCTCCGGCTGCCGCCGGCAGGTGGCCCTGACCCTTCGCCACGCTCGTGACAGTGGCACGGTCAGTGGACATCCCCTGCTGATCGTGAGCGCTCTGGACGACCTGTACACCGGTCGGTGGGGCCGGGCCGATGCGGCCGCCCGCGAGATCATCGACAGCGGCCGGTACACGAGGTACCGCCTCTTCAGCCAGATCGGCCGCTACATCGCCGCACTGGTCGCCGCCCACCGTGGCGACGTGGACACTTGCATGACCCACTGCCAGGTGCTCCTCGACTGGGCGGCCGGCCGCGACCTCGGCCGACTGGCGAACTGGGCTCATCAGGCGCAGGCCCGGGCGGCCCTCGGCTCGTCGGACTTCGACACGGCCTTTCGCCACGCCTCGGCGATCACCGCGCCGGGCGAGCTGCCGCCCTTCACCATCGAGGCGCTGTGGACGGCCCTGGACCTGGTGGAGGCCGCAGTCCACTCCGGGCGCACCAGCGAGGCGCAGAAGCACGCGGCGGCGCTCCGGGCCGCCCGAGTCGGCCGTGTCTCGCCGCGTTACGCGCTGATGACCGCCACGGCGACCGCCATGACATCGGCTCCGTCGTGGATGGCGCGGCAGTTCGACGAAGCCTTGGCTCTCCCGGGCATCGAGCAGTGGCCGTTCGAGGTCGCGCGGACCCACCTGGCCTACGGTGAACAGCTTCGCCGGCGGTCGCTCAGAGCCGAGGCGCGGGTGCACCTCTTCGCGGCGCACGAGCGTTTCGAGTGGCTCGGAGCTGCCCCCTGGGTGGCGCGGGCGGCCTCCGAACTGCGTGCCACCGGGATGACCCGATCGGCGGGAGCGCTCGCCGGGGATGCCCTGACACCGCAGGAGCGCGAGGTCGCGGAACTCGCCGCCACCGGTCTCTCGACGAAGGAGGTGGCGGCCCGCCTGATGATCTCGCCCCGCACCGTCTCCGCACATCTGTACCGGGTCTTTCCCAAGCTCGGCATCAGCTCCCGGGCCGCCCTGCGTGATGCTCTCACCGATCGAGACGCCGATCCCGAGGCCTAG
- a CDS encoding AfsR/SARP family transcriptional regulator, whose translation MEFRLLGEVELRAAGQVLDVGAPRLQAVLAALVVDAGRPVAIETLIDRVWGDSPPAEVRNVLYSYLSRTRRLLRQAATLTPGTAARIERRHAGYVLNVDANLVDLYRFRRLVEQGGDRQRGDDVRANALAEALDLWRGPALAGLPGKWAGQVRDSWDRRRLDTVVQWAQLELRLGRPAAVIAVLPDLASENPLVEPLETLLMRALYDVGRGAEALDRYSIIRQRLASELGTDPGPELRALHQAVLHGALPPPRPDTVVASVRTVQPTPPQPQPATSAAEVPRHGPVLAAEGGSQAPTLAADEGPAIPDQATPDRAALDPDRTDDPQPFEASSVRIDVVTTDPPPRPSRVRLTRSHAALAALFAVILLVTIGSMVIFHRDEESDPPSVSSSVERAQALFASAQELDQDGRATDAQATVVDAVRLYDELLERNADQNAPLLAPSIIRALGRASIDFSVAEEALRTWLANPVFTPYPAISQVLLLQGWHFKSPVFLDVIVSNYEETPGITSPRKVADVKLHVLKAAVLEGSNGRHGTAVTDFEQLLEP comes from the coding sequence GTGGAGTTCCGGCTGTTGGGCGAGGTCGAGCTACGGGCGGCTGGTCAGGTGTTGGACGTCGGGGCGCCGCGGCTACAGGCGGTGCTGGCAGCGCTGGTCGTGGACGCGGGTCGCCCGGTTGCCATCGAGACACTCATCGATCGGGTCTGGGGCGACAGCCCGCCGGCCGAGGTCCGCAATGTGCTGTACTCGTACCTGAGCCGGACCCGTCGGCTACTGAGGCAGGCTGCCACTCTCACGCCCGGAACGGCAGCGCGAATCGAGCGCCGGCACGCCGGCTACGTGCTGAACGTCGATGCGAATCTGGTGGATCTGTACAGATTCCGACGCCTGGTCGAGCAGGGCGGCGATCGGCAACGCGGCGACGACGTGCGGGCCAATGCGCTCGCCGAGGCTCTGGATCTGTGGCGGGGGCCAGCCCTGGCCGGTCTTCCGGGCAAATGGGCCGGGCAGGTTCGGGACAGTTGGGATCGGCGACGGCTCGACACGGTGGTGCAGTGGGCACAGCTCGAGCTTCGACTCGGCCGTCCCGCCGCGGTGATCGCCGTGTTGCCTGATCTTGCCTCCGAGAATCCGCTGGTCGAGCCCCTCGAGACTCTGCTCATGCGGGCGCTGTACGACGTTGGACGAGGAGCGGAAGCCCTCGACCGCTACTCGATCATCCGGCAAAGGCTCGCCAGTGAGCTGGGCACCGACCCTGGTCCCGAGCTACGTGCCCTGCATCAGGCCGTCCTACACGGCGCCTTGCCGCCACCACGACCGGACACTGTGGTCGCCTCGGTCCGGACAGTTCAGCCGACACCCCCACAACCGCAACCCGCAACCTCGGCTGCCGAGGTGCCCCGACATGGGCCCGTTCTCGCGGCTGAGGGGGGCAGTCAGGCACCGACCCTGGCGGCCGACGAGGGCCCCGCCATCCCGGATCAGGCCACCCCGGATCGCGCTGCCCTTGATCCCGATCGCACCGACGATCCGCAGCCTTTCGAAGCGTCGTCCGTACGCATCGACGTGGTCACGACCGACCCACCACCGAGACCGAGCCGGGTGAGGCTGACCCGGTCACACGCCGCGCTGGCAGCCCTGTTCGCGGTCATCCTGCTCGTGACGATCGGGTCGATGGTCATCTTCCATCGCGACGAGGAGAGCGATCCACCATCGGTCTCGTCGTCGGTCGAACGCGCGCAAGCGCTCTTCGCCTCCGCCCAGGAGCTCGACCAGGACGGCAGAGCAACAGACGCGCAGGCAACAGTCGTTGATGCGGTACGACTCTACGACGAACTTCTCGAGCGGAACGCAGATCAGAACGCGCCGCTTCTCGCCCCCTCGATCATCCGGGCGCTGGGCAGAGCCAGCATCGACTTCAGCGTCGCCGAGGAGGCGTTGCGCACCTGGCTCGCCAACCCGGTCTTCACGCCCTACCCCGCGATTTCGCAAGTGCTTCTGCTTCAGGGCTGGCATTTCAAGTCGCCGGTCTTCCTCGATGTCATCGTCTCGAACTACGAGGAAACACCCGGCATCACATCGCCACGTAAGGTCGCCGACGTGAAACTGCATGTCCTCAAGGCGGCCGTTCTGGAAGGCTCGAACGGACGTCACGGGACAGCGGTGACAGATTTCGAGCAGCTACTGGAGCCTTAG
- a CDS encoding sensor histidine kinase has translation MPPPAGRQLDHGAPADVGTPRAERGEGPEELLREFGPRYATAVRSAVLILVSVIALVRAAEYLPQTCVAVLIANAWNALYCWRILRAPTRRLIVLDILVICGLCLAIPAIGAVEQANSGWIRLFASFSCIAYQWYTDLPTGTVATLATVGTLTAVVLATGLADSAVNAASVIVAYTAASRAAWEMVRRAARTADRLAAEAGARRRAYLVAVAVGQEERALVNSLHDTAAATLLMVASGQVRPDATWLPDRAQRDLDILRPCGSVPAEDVDLVHLLDAEAARCDVPVTLYLPTRLTLPHRVAHGLVGAVREALNNITLHATADTASVRLIGDRSGLVLEVADDGVGFTPSAIPATARGVRESIEARMVGIQGEATIVTAPGHGTVVRLSWARR, from the coding sequence ATGCCGCCGCCCGCAGGTCGTCAGCTTGACCACGGGGCGCCGGCCGATGTCGGGACGCCGCGCGCGGAACGTGGTGAGGGGCCCGAAGAGCTGCTTCGGGAGTTCGGCCCCCGTTACGCGACGGCCGTCCGGTCCGCAGTGCTGATTCTGGTGAGTGTCATCGCGTTGGTCCGGGCCGCCGAGTACCTCCCGCAGACCTGCGTGGCCGTCCTGATCGCCAACGCGTGGAACGCCCTCTACTGCTGGCGGATCCTGCGGGCGCCCACGCGCCGACTCATCGTTCTCGACATCCTGGTGATCTGCGGGCTCTGTCTGGCGATCCCCGCTATCGGCGCCGTCGAACAGGCCAACTCCGGCTGGATCCGACTCTTCGCCAGCTTCTCGTGCATCGCCTACCAGTGGTACACCGACCTGCCGACGGGGACCGTGGCCACCCTCGCCACAGTTGGCACGCTGACCGCGGTGGTCCTCGCCACCGGCCTCGCGGACAGCGCGGTCAACGCCGCGAGCGTGATCGTCGCGTACACGGCGGCTTCCCGGGCCGCCTGGGAGATGGTCCGCCGCGCGGCCCGGACCGCCGACCGGCTCGCTGCGGAGGCGGGCGCCCGCCGACGGGCGTACCTCGTCGCGGTCGCCGTCGGACAGGAGGAACGCGCGCTGGTGAACTCGCTGCACGACACCGCCGCCGCGACCCTGCTCATGGTCGCCAGCGGGCAGGTCCGCCCCGACGCAACCTGGCTCCCGGACCGGGCCCAGCGCGATCTCGACATCCTGCGGCCGTGCGGAAGCGTCCCCGCCGAGGACGTCGACCTGGTGCACCTCCTCGACGCGGAGGCCGCCCGGTGCGACGTACCCGTGACGCTGTACCTGCCCACCCGGCTCACCCTGCCGCATCGCGTCGCGCACGGGCTGGTCGGCGCGGTACGGGAGGCGCTGAACAACATCACCCTGCACGCGACGGCGGACACCGCCTCCGTCCGACTGATCGGGGACCGGAGCGGGCTCGTCCTTGAGGTGGCGGACGACGGCGTCGGGTTCACTCCCTCCGCGATCCCCGCGACCGCGCGCGGGGTGCGCGAGTCGATCGAGGCACGGATGGTCGGCATCCAGGGAGAGGCCACCATCGTCACCGCACCCGGCCACGGCACCGTCGTCCGGCTGAGTTGGGCCCGACGGTGA
- a CDS encoding FG-GAP-like repeat-containing protein, which translates to MSHVVTTPSGRQTAHRSFAVLLALLATITVSLVVLPAAPAAAATRAGIVAVARAEVGVAEPTGCDKYDIDCSATPWCAYFAAWVWRRAGVSPVFTTGVARGVGQWGVERGLFTYRSSGTRPSPGDIVVYGPPGNFTGGHVGIVESVASNGYLTTIEGNYDNKVTRRTNLNPATATGSGHSISGYVRPPNVSNAQRELNGDRHSDLVGVTVADQSLLRYDGRGNGTFGASVRLGAGWSSTRMITVGDVNGDGSGDLLTVRSDGSLYWYRGSGGGFAVGAKIWSGGWGNFRLITSADVNRDGRTDLLALNNNHSLYLYRGQADGTVASAGVVATGLSATRLMSATDVNGDGASDLLMVNNDGNLYIRLGTATGSFAAGVSIGVSWGAMRLITATDYTGDGRGDLLAARTDGTLHLYTGTANGRVNSAVQVGNGWNGIRIIGT; encoded by the coding sequence ATGTCCCATGTCGTCACCACCCCATCCGGCCGGCAAACGGCCCACCGGTCGTTCGCCGTCCTGCTGGCGCTGCTCGCCACGATCACCGTGTCGCTCGTCGTCCTGCCCGCCGCGCCGGCCGCGGCTGCCACCCGCGCCGGGATCGTCGCCGTCGCCCGCGCCGAGGTCGGCGTCGCCGAGCCGACCGGCTGCGACAAGTACGACATCGACTGCAGTGCCACGCCCTGGTGCGCGTACTTCGCCGCCTGGGTCTGGCGCCGCGCCGGCGTCTCCCCGGTCTTCACCACCGGGGTCGCCCGCGGCGTCGGTCAGTGGGGTGTCGAACGCGGCCTCTTCACCTACCGGTCCTCCGGTACGAGGCCCTCGCCCGGGGACATCGTCGTCTACGGTCCTCCGGGCAACTTCACCGGCGGACACGTCGGCATCGTGGAGTCGGTCGCCAGCAACGGCTACCTCACCACCATCGAGGGCAACTACGACAACAAGGTGACCCGCCGGACGAACCTGAACCCGGCCACCGCCACCGGCAGCGGGCACTCCATCTCCGGTTACGTCCGGCCGCCCAACGTCAGCAACGCCCAGCGGGAACTCAACGGCGACCGACACTCGGACCTGGTCGGGGTCACCGTCGCGGACCAGTCCCTCCTCCGGTACGACGGCCGCGGGAACGGGACCTTCGGCGCCTCCGTACGACTGGGGGCAGGCTGGTCGAGCACCCGCATGATCACGGTCGGCGATGTCAACGGAGACGGCAGCGGAGATCTGCTGACCGTCCGCAGTGACGGCAGCCTCTACTGGTACCGCGGCAGCGGCGGCGGCTTCGCGGTAGGGGCGAAGATCTGGTCGGGCGGCTGGGGCAACTTCCGATTGATCACCTCCGCCGACGTCAACCGGGACGGCCGGACGGACCTGCTCGCCCTCAACAACAACCACAGCCTCTACCTCTACCGCGGCCAGGCCGACGGCACCGTCGCCAGCGCCGGTGTCGTCGCCACGGGGCTGTCCGCGACGCGGCTGATGTCGGCGACCGACGTGAACGGGGACGGGGCGTCCGATCTCCTCATGGTCAACAACGACGGGAACCTCTACATCCGGTTGGGTACAGCAACCGGCAGCTTCGCCGCCGGGGTCTCTATCGGAGTCTCCTGGGGCGCGATGCGGCTCATCACCGCCACCGATTACACCGGCGACGGCCGAGGTGACCTCCTCGCCGCCCGTACCGACGGCACCCTGCACCTTTACACCGGCACCGCGAACGGCCGGGTGAACTCCGCTGTCCAGGTCGGGAACGGCTGGAACGGGATCCGCATCATCGGCACCTGA
- a CDS encoding ester cyclase, producing MSESAVREVFERYIDALNAHDFDRMTEFVHDELIENGKPVTRDDIIAELKAHGDAVPDFTWRVQDIAIDGDRVAARLFNKGTHTKEWLGVAPTGAILEFAEYSFHKVRDGRFYEMNYLIDAQAVQRQLGS from the coding sequence ATGTCTGAGTCTGCAGTGCGCGAGGTCTTCGAGCGCTACATCGACGCACTCAACGCCCATGACTTCGACCGCATGACCGAGTTCGTTCACGACGAGCTCATCGAGAACGGCAAGCCGGTCACCCGGGACGACATCATCGCGGAACTGAAGGCGCACGGCGATGCCGTGCCGGACTTCACCTGGCGGGTCCAGGACATCGCCATCGACGGTGACCGCGTGGCAGCCCGTCTGTTCAACAAGGGCACGCACACGAAGGAGTGGCTCGGCGTGGCCCCCACCGGCGCCATCTTGGAGTTTGCCGAATACTCCTTCCACAAGGTCCGTGACGGGCGCTTCTACGAGATGAACTACCTGATCGACGCCCAGGCAGTGCAGCGACAGCTCGGCAGCTGA
- a CDS encoding GOLPH3/VPS74 family protein encodes MSMSQETSSSAAMATLPLPQRLFLLSLRLEKAKLEDDSAAVRGSLLSAAAVAELCITGWLRDRDGKAERTNATTATLDPFLAQMLGAVPADRPRRWFDVLESGWLEAEETVRDQLVEAGAIAIEHRRILGPIGTKRIHVADPGAVETLRARVRDAVQRDPGSAPTPIGEAVLAALAIDGNVSTVFRWRDLRGRRPAVRALTGRVDRDLPGLRSALSGSLALRGTASS; translated from the coding sequence ATGTCGATGTCCCAAGAAACCTCGTCAAGCGCGGCGATGGCGACCCTGCCGTTGCCGCAGCGGCTCTTCCTCCTGAGTCTGCGGCTCGAGAAGGCCAAGCTCGAGGACGACAGCGCCGCCGTCCGCGGGTCGCTGCTGTCCGCCGCCGCGGTCGCCGAGCTGTGCATCACCGGCTGGCTGCGCGACCGTGACGGCAAGGCCGAGCGGACGAACGCGACGACGGCGACGCTCGACCCGTTCCTCGCCCAGATGCTCGGCGCCGTCCCGGCGGACCGTCCCCGACGCTGGTTCGACGTGCTGGAGAGCGGATGGCTCGAGGCCGAGGAGACCGTCCGCGACCAGCTCGTCGAGGCGGGAGCCATCGCGATCGAGCATCGCCGGATCCTGGGCCCCATCGGGACAAAGCGGATTCACGTCGCGGACCCTGGGGCGGTGGAAACCCTGCGCGCCCGGGTACGCGATGCGGTGCAGCGAGATCCCGGTTCCGCGCCGACGCCGATCGGAGAGGCCGTGCTGGCCGCGCTCGCGATCGACGGGAATGTGAGCACCGTATTCCGCTGGCGTGATCTGAGAGGACGGAGACCTGCCGTGCGTGCTCTGACCGGGCGGGTCGACCGCGATCTGCCGGGTCTGCGCTCGGCCCTGTCCGGGTCGCTCGCGCTGCGGGGAACCGCCTCATCGTGA
- a CDS encoding response regulator transcription factor, whose product MDPHTELSAVIIDDHVATVAGVQAWCARADPPIRCIDAHARLADVWTGPGATADVIIFDLELQPGNPAFGDLRRLVDAGRRVVVYSQHADQATVLKCVHIGALAYLTKYEGEEHLVPAIRAVASGRGYTPPSLGGAIVADRDPGRPRISPREAEVLRAWFASASKDLVAARLHITVKTVETHIERVRAKYADVGRPARTKSELVARALDDGVISLTELRDGGGRRGR is encoded by the coding sequence ATGGACCCCCACACCGAACTGAGTGCCGTCATCATCGACGACCACGTAGCGACGGTCGCCGGGGTGCAGGCCTGGTGCGCCCGGGCCGACCCGCCCATCCGGTGCATCGACGCCCATGCCCGGCTCGCGGACGTGTGGACCGGCCCGGGGGCCACTGCGGACGTCATCATCTTCGACCTGGAACTGCAGCCCGGAAACCCAGCCTTCGGCGACCTCCGACGCCTGGTCGACGCCGGCCGCCGGGTCGTCGTCTACTCGCAGCACGCCGACCAGGCCACGGTCCTCAAATGCGTGCACATCGGCGCGCTCGCCTACCTCACCAAGTACGAGGGGGAGGAACACCTCGTGCCCGCCATCCGCGCCGTGGCGTCGGGACGCGGCTACACACCGCCTTCGCTGGGCGGGGCGATCGTCGCCGACCGCGATCCGGGACGCCCGCGGATCAGCCCACGCGAGGCAGAGGTCCTCCGTGCCTGGTTCGCCAGTGCCTCCAAGGACCTGGTCGCGGCGCGCCTGCACATCACCGTCAAGACGGTGGAGACACACATCGAACGGGTACGCGCCAAGTACGCCGATGTCGGGCGACCGGCGCGCACCAAGAGCGAACTGGTGGCCCGCGCCCTCGATGACGGTGTCATCTCGCTGACTGAGCTGCGGGACGGGGGCGGACGGCGGGGGCGGTGA
- a CDS encoding cupin domain-containing protein, producing MKVTYLARGTETYGDFGLYRWDFSPEPSGPGPHFHRGLSESFFVLDGNIRLYSGDRWVDASAGDFLHVPPGGMHGFRNESGEPASMLLLFAPGAPREEYFETLLKLRNGSLEITDSERDAFSIRHDNWD from the coding sequence GTGAAGGTCACCTACCTCGCGCGCGGGACGGAGACGTACGGCGACTTCGGCCTCTACCGGTGGGACTTCAGCCCGGAGCCAAGCGGACCCGGCCCGCACTTCCATCGCGGCCTTTCCGAGTCGTTCTTCGTCCTTGACGGAAACATCCGGCTGTACTCCGGCGACCGATGGGTCGACGCCAGCGCCGGAGACTTCCTGCACGTACCACCTGGCGGGATGCACGGGTTCCGCAACGAGTCCGGTGAGCCAGCGTCGATGCTGTTGCTGTTCGCGCCGGGTGCGCCCCGAGAGGAGTACTTCGAAACCCTCCTCAAGCTGCGCAACGGTTCGCTGGAAATTACCGATTCCGAGCGAGACGCCTTCAGCATCCGGCACGACAACTGGGACTGA
- a CDS encoding PQQ-dependent sugar dehydrogenase: MSRRRRRPATTLAGLLVLALSALLLPPGSVASTAAAGTAAAGTSHSRAVPLTELTVVTEQVASGLQRPIAITGLPDGRMLIAEKNGTVRAYHPDTGLAAEPVLDLTARIDTSDNERGLLGITPAPNFARTGILYVAYTSLPAGALTLARVPIGAPERVQVLLTQEHAEYGNHNGGQVAFGRDGYLYWSLGDGGHANDPFKSGQNLGTLLGKIVRIDVNRTCGAKAYCVPSDNPFVRMSGARPEIWLYGLRNAWRFSVDPVDGSLWIGDVGQGLVEEINHIRPWQRGANLGWSCREGTPVFDPEQCRPGGRYTDPVFEYEHFLTENCSVTGGVVYRGSATPEAWGTYIASDYCSTLAFAVRPKPTGGYETATIGNFPTQPTAIDTDVHGELYVLSDLPGWLSRVRFERVQPASGGGVANR; the protein is encoded by the coding sequence ATGTCGCGACGGCGTCGTCGCCCGGCCACCACGCTGGCCGGGTTGCTCGTTCTGGCCCTGTCTGCACTCCTGTTACCACCGGGGTCGGTGGCCAGCACCGCCGCCGCCGGCACCGCCGCGGCCGGCACATCCCACAGCCGCGCGGTGCCACTCACGGAGCTGACCGTGGTAACCGAACAGGTGGCTTCCGGTCTGCAGCGTCCGATCGCGATCACCGGTCTGCCGGATGGCCGGATGCTGATCGCGGAGAAGAACGGCACCGTCCGCGCCTACCACCCCGACACCGGCTTGGCGGCTGAGCCGGTGCTCGACCTGACCGCCCGGATCGACACGTCGGACAACGAGCGCGGCCTCCTCGGCATCACGCCCGCGCCGAACTTCGCGCGGACCGGGATCCTCTACGTGGCGTACACGAGTCTGCCGGCCGGCGCGCTGACCCTGGCGCGGGTGCCCATCGGCGCTCCCGAGCGGGTGCAGGTGCTGCTCACCCAGGAGCACGCCGAGTACGGCAACCACAACGGCGGACAGGTGGCGTTCGGCCGCGACGGGTACCTCTACTGGTCCCTCGGCGACGGCGGCCACGCGAACGACCCGTTCAAGTCCGGTCAGAACCTCGGCACCCTGCTCGGCAAGATCGTGCGGATCGACGTCAACCGCACCTGCGGGGCGAAGGCCTACTGCGTGCCCTCCGACAACCCGTTCGTCCGGATGAGCGGCGCGCGGCCGGAGATCTGGCTCTACGGGCTGCGCAACGCGTGGCGGTTCTCCGTCGACCCGGTGGACGGCTCGCTGTGGATCGGTGACGTCGGCCAGGGCCTGGTCGAGGAGATCAACCACATCCGCCCGTGGCAGCGTGGGGCGAACCTCGGCTGGTCCTGCCGGGAGGGCACCCCGGTGTTCGACCCGGAGCAATGCCGGCCGGGTGGGCGGTACACCGACCCGGTCTTCGAGTACGAACATTTCCTTACGGAGAACTGCTCGGTGACCGGTGGCGTGGTGTACCGAGGGTCCGCCACTCCGGAGGCCTGGGGGACCTACATCGCGAGCGACTACTGCTCGACCCTCGCCTTCGCCGTGCGTCCCAAACCCACGGGCGGCTACGAGACCGCCACGATCGGCAACTTCCCCACCCAGCCGACCGCGATCGACACCGACGTGCACGGCGAGCTGTACGTGCTCAGTGACCTCCCGGGATGGCTGAGCCGGGTACGGTTCGAGCGGGTCCAGCCAGCCTCTGGCGGCGGGGTGGCGAACCGCTGA